The Methylobacterium currus genome contains a region encoding:
- a CDS encoding BolA family protein, whose translation MPMDAREIETMIREALPDATVEIRDLAGDGDHYAATVVSAAFKGKSRVQQHQMVYGALQGRMGGVLHALALTTGVPQD comes from the coding sequence ATGCCGATGGATGCCCGCGAGATCGAGACGATGATCCGGGAGGCCCTGCCCGACGCCACGGTCGAGATCCGCGACCTCGCCGGCGACGGCGACCACTACGCCGCTACCGTCGTGTCGGCGGCGTTCAAGGGCAAGTCGCGGGTGCAGCAGCACCAGATGGTCTACGGCGCGCTCCAGGGGCGCATGGGCGGCGTGCTACACGCCCTTGCCCTGACCACGGGCGTGCCGCAGGATTGA
- the grxD gene encoding Grx4 family monothiol glutaredoxin produces the protein MTDVNSRIETEIKSQDVVVFMKGTPQFPMCGFSGQVAQILNYLGVPFKGVNVLEDMEIREGIKAYSQWPTIPQVYVKGEFVGGCDITREMFQSGELQQLLTEKGIATNTAAA, from the coding sequence ATGACCGACGTCAACAGCCGCATCGAGACCGAGATCAAGTCCCAGGACGTGGTCGTGTTCATGAAGGGCACGCCGCAATTCCCGATGTGCGGCTTCTCGGGCCAGGTGGCCCAGATCCTCAACTACCTCGGGGTGCCGTTCAAGGGCGTGAACGTGCTCGAGGACATGGAGATCCGCGAAGGCATCAAGGCCTACTCGCAGTGGCCGACGATCCCGCAGGTCTACGTCAAGGGCGAGTTCGTCGGCGGCTGCGACATCACCCGGGAGATGTTCCAGTCCGGCGAGCTGCAGCAGCTGCTCACCGAGAAGGGCATCGCCACCAACACCGCTGCCGCCTGA
- a CDS encoding NAD(P)/FAD-dependent oxidoreductase, whose protein sequence is MRDVIIVGGGPAGLSAALILGRCRRRVLLIDAGHPRNAVTPSMHGFLGRDGRAPGSLRDEARRELAAYDTVEIWDGRVIDAVRAPDGFRVVMDDQRRADARRMILATGLRTDLPAIEGFSEYWGHGVHHCPYCDGYENRGRPLAVYGPGETGKGLALELTAWSRDLTLCTDGPCGLEDPERDRLARNGIQIEERAVARLEGEDGRLSRVRLRDGTALDCAALFFTTGPCIPSPLVERLGCDLSRKGTVPTGDYEETNVPGLYVAGDASRRVQLAIVAAAEGAMAAFALNTELLREDTG, encoded by the coding sequence ATGCGGGACGTGATCATCGTGGGCGGCGGGCCGGCGGGCCTGTCGGCGGCGCTCATCCTCGGGCGCTGCCGGCGCCGGGTGCTGCTGATCGATGCCGGCCACCCGCGCAACGCGGTGACGCCGAGCATGCATGGCTTCCTCGGCCGCGACGGCCGCGCCCCCGGCTCCTTACGCGACGAGGCGAGGCGGGAACTCGCCGCCTACGACACGGTCGAGATCTGGGACGGGCGCGTCATCGACGCGGTGCGGGCGCCGGACGGCTTCCGGGTGGTGATGGACGACCAGCGCCGGGCCGATGCCCGTCGGATGATCCTCGCCACCGGCCTGCGCACCGACCTGCCCGCCATCGAGGGCTTCTCGGAGTATTGGGGCCACGGCGTCCATCACTGCCCCTATTGCGACGGCTACGAGAACCGCGGCCGGCCGCTCGCGGTCTACGGCCCGGGCGAGACCGGCAAGGGTCTGGCCCTCGAACTCACCGCCTGGAGCCGCGACCTGACCTTGTGCACCGACGGGCCGTGCGGCCTCGAAGACCCGGAGCGCGACCGCCTCGCCCGCAACGGCATCCAGATCGAGGAGCGTGCGGTCGCTCGGCTCGAGGGCGAGGACGGACGGCTCTCGCGGGTCCGCCTGCGCGACGGCACGGCGCTGGACTGCGCCGCCCTGTTCTTCACCACCGGACCCTGCATCCCCTCCCCGCTCGTCGAGCGGCTCGGCTGCGACCTGTCGCGCAAGGGCACGGTACCGACCGGCGACTACGAGGAGACGAACGTACCAGGCCTCTACGTGGCGGGCGATGCGTCGCGGCGGGTCCAGCTCGCCATCGTGGCCGCCGCCGAGGGGGCGATGGCGGCCTTCGCCCTCAACACCGAGCTCCTGCGCGAGGATACGGGCTGA
- a CDS encoding transketolase-like TK C-terminal-containing protein, whose translation MKHKGQPTLILAKTVKGYGMGEAGEAQNITHQQKKMGEAVLKQFRDRFGIDLSDDQIAEIPFIRFPEGSPEHDYLMARRKALGGPLPARRQRSESLQIPPLDAFSAQLKETAGREISTTMAFVRVLNTLLRDKNIGNRIVPIVPDESRTFGMEGMFRQFGIFSQVGQLYRPEDANQLMYYREDEKGQMLQEGINEAGAMSSWIAAATSYSHSDAPTIPFYIYYSMFGFQRIGDLAWAAGDMRARGFMIGGTAGRTTLNGEGLQHEDGHSHLISATIPNCVSYDPTFSYEVAVIVQDGLRRMYAEQEDVFYYLTVMNENYEHPGMPEGAAPGILKGMYLFREGKAGAKNRVQLMGSGTILREVIAGAELLEQDFGVAADIWSCPSFTELRREAMAVERWNMLHPTETQKTSYVETCLTGRQGPVIAATDYMRLFADQIRPYVPGRYKVLGTDGFGRSDYRVRLREFFEVNRYWVAVAALKSLAEEGAVPAAKVAEAIAKYGLNPEKPAPWTV comes from the coding sequence GTGAAGCACAAGGGCCAGCCGACCCTCATCCTTGCCAAGACCGTCAAGGGCTACGGCATGGGCGAGGCCGGTGAGGCGCAGAACATCACCCATCAGCAGAAGAAGATGGGCGAGGCGGTCCTCAAGCAGTTCCGCGACCGCTTCGGGATCGACCTCTCCGACGACCAGATCGCCGAGATCCCGTTCATCCGCTTCCCCGAGGGGTCGCCGGAGCACGACTACCTCATGGCCCGGCGCAAGGCCCTCGGCGGCCCGCTGCCGGCGCGGCGCCAGCGCTCCGAGAGCCTCCAGATCCCGCCGCTCGACGCCTTCTCGGCCCAGCTGAAGGAAACCGCGGGCCGCGAGATCTCCACCACCATGGCGTTCGTGCGGGTGCTCAACACGCTCCTGCGCGACAAGAACATCGGCAACCGCATCGTGCCGATCGTGCCCGACGAGAGCCGGACCTTCGGCATGGAGGGCATGTTCCGGCAATTCGGCATCTTCAGCCAGGTCGGCCAGCTCTACCGGCCCGAAGACGCCAACCAGCTGATGTATTACCGCGAGGACGAGAAGGGCCAGATGCTCCAGGAGGGCATCAACGAGGCCGGGGCGATGTCGTCCTGGATCGCGGCCGCGACCTCGTACTCGCATTCCGATGCGCCGACGATCCCGTTCTACATCTACTACTCGATGTTCGGGTTCCAGCGCATCGGCGACCTGGCCTGGGCCGCCGGCGACATGCGCGCCCGCGGCTTCATGATCGGCGGCACCGCCGGCCGCACCACCCTCAACGGCGAGGGCCTGCAGCACGAGGACGGCCACAGCCACCTGATCTCGGCCACGATCCCGAACTGCGTCTCCTACGACCCGACCTTCTCCTACGAGGTGGCGGTGATCGTCCAGGACGGCCTGCGCCGGATGTATGCCGAGCAGGAGGACGTGTTCTACTACCTCACGGTGATGAACGAGAACTACGAGCATCCCGGCATGCCCGAAGGGGCGGCGCCCGGGATCCTCAAGGGGATGTACCTGTTCCGCGAGGGCAAGGCCGGTGCGAAGAACCGCGTCCAGCTGATGGGCTCGGGCACGATCCTGCGCGAGGTCATCGCCGGAGCCGAACTGTTGGAGCAGGATTTCGGCGTTGCCGCCGACATCTGGTCCTGCCCGAGCTTCACCGAACTGCGCCGCGAAGCGATGGCGGTGGAGCGGTGGAACATGCTCCACCCGACCGAGACGCAGAAGACGTCCTATGTCGAGACCTGCCTGACCGGCCGCCAGGGCCCGGTGATCGCGGCGACCGACTACATGCGGCTCTTCGCCGACCAGATCCGCCCCTACGTGCCGGGGCGCTACAAGGTCCTCGGCACCGACGGCTTCGGCCGCTCGGACTACCGGGTGCGCCTGCGCGAGTTCTTCGAGGTCAACCGCTACTGGGTCGCCGTCGCGGCGCTCAAGAGCCTGGCCGAGGAAGGCGCCGTGCCGGCCGCCAAGGTCGCCGAGGCGATCGCCAAGTACGGGCTGAACCCGGAGAAGCCGGCCCCCTGGACGGTCTGA
- the aceF gene encoding dihydrolipoyllysine-residue acetyltransferase: MSIEVKIPDIGDFKDIPIIEILVKEGDTIGAEDPIVSLESDKATMEVPSPSAGVVEKILVKVGDTVSEGSAVLLLKGESEEKAPAAAAAATPAAGAAPAADTAALMPKQEPDPAKPAAPPVPAAPASSAPDFSNVHASPAVRRLARELGVDLTGIKGTGEKGRITKEDVKGSLVRSAAPAASAGAVAPTGGMGIPEIPAVDFSKFGPTEVRPLPRIKKISGPHLHRAWLNVPLVTHSDESDITDTDAYRKELDTAGKDKGYRVTLLSFLIKASVSALRQFPEFNASLNPEKDALILKKYYNIGVAVDTPDGLVVPVVKDADRKGIVEISQELGSLSKKARDGKLGSGDMQGATFTISSLGGIGGTGFTPLVNAPEVAILGVVRSKMAPVWNGSEFKPRLMLPLSVSYDHRVIDGALAARFTRHLAHVLEDVRRLVV, encoded by the coding sequence GTGTCGATCGAGGTCAAGATCCCCGATATCGGTGATTTCAAGGACATCCCGATCATCGAGATCCTGGTGAAGGAAGGCGACACGATCGGGGCCGAGGACCCGATCGTGTCGCTCGAATCCGACAAGGCGACGATGGAGGTGCCCTCCCCGTCGGCCGGCGTGGTCGAGAAGATCCTGGTCAAGGTCGGCGACACGGTGAGCGAGGGCAGCGCGGTCCTGCTGCTGAAGGGCGAGAGCGAGGAGAAGGCGCCCGCCGCCGCCGCGGCCGCGACGCCCGCCGCCGGCGCGGCCCCCGCCGCCGACACCGCCGCCCTGATGCCGAAGCAGGAGCCGGACCCGGCCAAGCCCGCCGCCCCGCCGGTGCCGGCCGCCCCGGCCTCCTCCGCGCCGGACTTCTCGAACGTCCATGCCAGCCCCGCCGTGCGGCGCCTCGCCCGCGAGCTCGGCGTCGACCTGACCGGGATCAAGGGCACCGGCGAGAAGGGCCGGATCACCAAGGAGGACGTGAAGGGCTCGCTGGTGCGCTCCGCCGCCCCCGCGGCCTCGGCCGGCGCCGTCGCGCCGACCGGCGGCATGGGCATCCCGGAGATCCCGGCGGTCGACTTCTCGAAGTTCGGCCCGACCGAGGTCAGGCCGCTGCCCCGGATCAAGAAGATCTCCGGCCCGCACCTGCACCGCGCCTGGCTCAACGTTCCGCTCGTCACCCATTCGGACGAGTCGGACATCACCGACACCGACGCCTACCGCAAGGAGCTCGACACCGCCGGCAAGGACAAGGGCTACCGCGTTACCCTGCTGTCGTTCCTGATCAAGGCCTCGGTCTCGGCCCTGCGCCAGTTCCCGGAGTTCAACGCGTCGCTGAACCCCGAGAAGGACGCGCTGATCCTGAAGAAATATTACAACATCGGCGTCGCCGTCGACACGCCGGACGGCCTCGTCGTCCCGGTGGTCAAGGATGCCGACCGCAAGGGCATCGTCGAGATCAGCCAGGAGCTGGGCTCGCTGTCGAAGAAGGCCCGTGACGGCAAGCTCGGCAGCGGCGACATGCAGGGCGCCACCTTCACGATCTCGTCGCTGGGCGGCATCGGCGGCACCGGCTTCACGCCCCTCGTCAACGCCCCCGAGGTCGCGATCCTGGGCGTCGTCCGCTCCAAGATGGCGCCGGTCTGGAACGGCAGCGAGTTCAAGCCGCGGCTGATGCTGCCGCTCTCGGTCTCCTACGACCACCGCGTGATCGACGGCGCGCTCGCGGCGCGCTTCACCCGCCACCTCGCCCACGTCCTCGAGGACGTCCGGCGCCTCGTCGTCTGA
- the lpdA gene encoding dihydrolipoyl dehydrogenase, with protein MSNEVRLPDIGDFKNVPVIEVLVKAGDTIAVDETIVVLESDKATMDVPSSVAGKVVEVKVKPGDTVTEGDLLLVLEGAAATGAAKPEVAEKAAPAQGSAAGGSPLAAGAGQAGYGSPAIAGGSGASPAPAPKGAAPVSGEAMRAEVLVLGAGPGGYTAAFRAADLGKKVILVERWASLGGVCLNVGCIPSKALLHAAKVIDESQAMASHGISFAAPQIDIDQLRNWKEGVVKRLTGGLGGLAKQRKVTVVTGTARFVSPHQIEVEHEGKTTVVGFDNAIIAAGSEPIKMPFIPHDDKRVIDSTGALELDGVPKRLLVIGGGIIGLEMATVYHALGSKVTIVELMDQIIPGADKDIVTPLFKRISKQYEAIHLKAKVTAVEATPEGLKVTFEGGSAPATDTFDKILVSVGRRPNGKLINAEAAGVAVDERGFIPVDKQMRTTAPHIFAIGDVVGQPMLAHKAVHEGKVAAEAAAGKNSFFDAKVIPSVAYTDPEVAWVGLSENEAKAKGIKVGKGVFPWAASGRSLSLGRDEGLTKVLFDEDSNRIVGCGIVGPSAGDLIAEAALAIEMGADAEDIGLTIHPHPTLSETVGMAAEAFEGTITDLYMPKKKAH; from the coding sequence ATGAGCAACGAAGTCCGTCTGCCGGACATCGGCGACTTCAAGAACGTTCCGGTGATCGAGGTGCTGGTCAAGGCCGGCGACACGATCGCGGTCGACGAGACCATCGTCGTCCTGGAATCCGACAAGGCGACCATGGACGTGCCCTCCTCCGTGGCCGGCAAGGTCGTGGAGGTGAAGGTCAAGCCCGGCGACACGGTCACGGAAGGCGACCTGCTCCTGGTGCTGGAGGGTGCGGCGGCGACCGGCGCCGCAAAGCCCGAGGTCGCCGAGAAGGCGGCCCCGGCGCAAGGCTCCGCGGCCGGCGGCTCGCCGCTCGCAGCGGGTGCGGGCCAGGCCGGCTACGGCTCGCCGGCCATCGCCGGCGGGTCGGGGGCCTCGCCCGCCCCGGCCCCGAAGGGCGCGGCTCCGGTCTCCGGCGAGGCGATGCGGGCCGAGGTGCTGGTGCTCGGCGCCGGCCCCGGCGGCTACACGGCGGCGTTCCGCGCTGCCGATCTCGGCAAGAAGGTGATCCTGGTCGAGCGCTGGGCGAGCCTCGGCGGGGTGTGCCTCAATGTCGGCTGCATCCCCTCGAAGGCGCTGCTCCACGCCGCCAAGGTGATCGACGAGAGCCAGGCGATGGCCTCGCACGGCATCAGCTTCGCCGCGCCGCAAATCGACATCGACCAGCTCCGCAACTGGAAGGAGGGCGTGGTCAAGCGCCTGACCGGCGGCCTCGGGGGGCTGGCCAAGCAGCGCAAGGTGACGGTGGTGACGGGCACCGCCCGCTTCGTCAGCCCGCACCAGATCGAGGTCGAGCACGAGGGCAAGACGACGGTCGTCGGCTTCGACAACGCGATCATCGCGGCCGGCTCCGAGCCGATCAAGATGCCGTTCATCCCGCATGACGACAAGCGGGTGATCGACTCGACCGGTGCCCTCGAACTCGACGGGGTGCCGAAGCGCCTCCTCGTCATCGGCGGCGGCATCATCGGCCTCGAGATGGCGACGGTCTACCACGCCCTCGGGTCGAAGGTGACCATCGTCGAGCTGATGGACCAGATCATCCCCGGTGCCGACAAGGACATCGTCACGCCGCTCTTCAAGCGGATCTCGAAGCAGTACGAGGCGATCCACCTCAAGGCCAAGGTCACGGCGGTCGAGGCGACCCCCGAGGGCCTCAAGGTGACGTTCGAGGGCGGCTCGGCGCCGGCGACCGACACCTTCGACAAGATCCTGGTCTCGGTCGGCCGCCGCCCCAACGGCAAGCTGATCAACGCCGAGGCCGCCGGCGTCGCGGTGGACGAGCGGGGCTTCATCCCGGTCGACAAGCAGATGCGCACGACCGCGCCGCACATCTTCGCCATCGGCGACGTGGTCGGCCAGCCGATGCTCGCCCACAAGGCGGTGCACGAGGGCAAGGTCGCGGCGGAAGCGGCTGCGGGCAAGAACTCGTTCTTCGACGCCAAGGTGATCCCGTCGGTGGCCTACACCGATCCGGAGGTGGCCTGGGTCGGCCTCTCGGAGAATGAGGCCAAGGCCAAGGGCATCAAGGTCGGCAAGGGCGTCTTCCCGTGGGCGGCGAGCGGGCGCTCGCTGTCGCTCGGGCGCGACGAGGGCCTGACCAAGGTGCTGTTCGACGAGGACTCGAACCGCATCGTCGGCTGCGGCATCGTCGGCCCGTCCGCCGGCGACCTGATCGCCGAAGCGGCGCTCGCCATCGAGATGGGGGCGGATGCCGAGGATATCGGGCTCACCATCCACCCGCATCCGACCCTGTCGGAGACGGTCGGCATGGCGGCGGAAGCCTTCGAGGGCACGATCACCGACCTCTACATGCCGAAGAAGAAGGCGCATTGA
- a CDS encoding NADP-dependent malic enzyme yields the protein MDEQLEKAALDYHRFPTPGKIAVLPTKDMSTQRDLALAYSPGVAAACLAIEKDPAQAAELTSRGNLVAVISNGTAVLGLGNIGALAGKPVMEGKGCLFRKFAGIDVFDIEIDETDPDKLVDIIASLEPTFGGINLEDIKAPECFEIETRLRERMKIPVFHDDQHGTAIIAAAAILNGLEVVGKRIGEVRVVCSGAGAAAIACLNLLVSLGLDKKNVLVTDSRGVIYQGRNNLDAQKAQYAQVTEARTLADAVPGADIFLGLSAAGALTPEMVKGMADKPLILALANPEPEIRPEAAKAVRPDAIIATGRSDYPNQVNNVLCFPFIFRGALDVGATTINEEMKLAAVRAIAELARAEQSDVVTAAYGTQDIAFGPDYLIPRPFDPRLITKVAPAVALAATESGVATKPMLDVEAYRRSLESRVYTSGTVMQPVFAAASEAARARVAYAEGEDDRVLRAAQVVVDEGLARPVLVGRREVIADKMKALGLRIEVGRDVDVQDLDDEAFQAQAAEGYYAARKRHGLSREVALAEARRNPTLVGAMLLTLGQVDGLLCGGTGSYHSHLRHVREVIGMAPGVKALTAMSLLQLPRHTLFICDPYIHLDPGAEELADMTLLAAAEMRRFGQIPRVALVSHSSFGTARNPSAEKMRAALSLITERAPDLEVEGEMQADAALSRPLMERVFPDSRLTAEANLLVMPNLDAANITLNALKVVAGQGISVGPILLGAAAPVHILTHTTTVRGIVNMTAVTAVAASAKAG from the coding sequence GTGGACGAGCAACTCGAGAAGGCCGCCCTCGACTACCACCGCTTTCCGACGCCCGGCAAAATCGCCGTGCTGCCGACCAAGGACATGAGCACGCAGCGCGACCTCGCGCTCGCCTACTCGCCGGGCGTCGCCGCCGCCTGCCTCGCCATCGAGAAGGACCCGGCCCAGGCCGCCGAGCTCACCTCCCGCGGCAACCTCGTGGCGGTGATCTCGAACGGCACGGCGGTGCTGGGCCTCGGCAATATCGGCGCGCTCGCCGGCAAGCCGGTGATGGAGGGCAAGGGCTGCCTGTTCCGCAAGTTCGCCGGCATCGACGTGTTCGACATCGAGATCGACGAGACCGATCCGGACAAGCTCGTCGACATCATCGCGAGCCTGGAGCCGACCTTCGGGGGCATCAACCTCGAGGACATCAAGGCGCCGGAATGCTTCGAGATCGAGACCCGCCTGCGCGAGCGGATGAAGATCCCGGTCTTCCATGACGACCAGCACGGCACCGCGATCATCGCCGCCGCCGCGATCCTCAACGGCCTGGAAGTGGTCGGCAAGCGCATCGGCGAGGTCCGCGTCGTCTGCTCGGGCGCCGGCGCGGCGGCCATCGCCTGCCTCAACCTGCTGGTGAGCCTCGGCCTCGACAAGAAGAACGTCCTCGTCACCGACAGCCGCGGCGTGATCTACCAGGGCCGCAACAACCTCGATGCCCAGAAGGCGCAATACGCGCAGGTCACCGAGGCGCGCACGCTGGCCGACGCGGTGCCGGGCGCCGACATCTTCCTCGGCCTCTCGGCTGCCGGCGCGCTGACGCCCGAGATGGTCAAGGGCATGGCCGACAAGCCCCTGATCCTGGCGCTGGCCAACCCCGAGCCGGAGATCCGGCCGGAGGCGGCGAAGGCCGTGCGCCCCGACGCGATCATCGCCACCGGCCGTTCGGACTATCCGAACCAGGTCAACAACGTCCTGTGCTTCCCGTTCATCTTCCGGGGTGCCCTCGATGTCGGCGCGACCACGATCAACGAGGAGATGAAGCTCGCCGCGGTGCGGGCCATCGCCGAGCTGGCCCGGGCCGAGCAATCGGACGTGGTGACGGCGGCCTACGGCACGCAGGACATCGCCTTCGGGCCCGACTACCTGATCCCGCGCCCGTTCGATCCGCGGCTCATCACCAAGGTCGCCCCGGCCGTGGCGCTCGCCGCCACCGAGAGCGGCGTCGCGACGAAGCCGATGCTCGACGTCGAGGCCTATCGCCGCTCGCTGGAGAGCCGCGTCTACACCTCCGGCACGGTGATGCAGCCGGTCTTCGCCGCGGCGAGCGAGGCGGCCCGCGCCCGCGTCGCCTATGCGGAGGGCGAGGACGACCGGGTGCTGCGTGCCGCCCAGGTGGTGGTCGACGAGGGCCTGGCCCGGCCGGTGCTGGTCGGCCGCCGCGAGGTGATCGCCGACAAGATGAAGGCGCTCGGGCTTCGCATCGAGGTCGGCCGCGACGTCGACGTGCAGGATCTCGACGACGAGGCGTTCCAGGCGCAGGCCGCTGAAGGATATTACGCGGCGCGCAAGCGCCACGGCCTGTCGCGCGAGGTGGCCTTGGCGGAAGCGCGGCGCAACCCGACGCTCGTCGGCGCGATGCTGCTGACGCTCGGCCAGGTCGACGGCCTGCTCTGCGGCGGCACCGGTTCCTATCACAGCCACCTGCGCCACGTGCGCGAGGTGATCGGCATGGCGCCGGGGGTGAAGGCGCTCACGGCCATGAGCCTGTTGCAGCTGCCGCGCCACACCCTGTTCATCTGCGACCCCTACATCCACCTCGATCCGGGCGCGGAGGAGCTGGCCGACATGACGCTCTTGGCCGCGGCCGAGATGCGCCGCTTCGGCCAGATTCCGCGGGTCGCCCTGGTCTCGCATTCGAGCTTCGGCACCGCCCGCAATCCCTCGGCCGAGAAGATGCGCGCGGCGCTCTCGCTCATCACCGAGCGGGCGCCGGACCTCGAGGTCGAGGGCGAGATGCAGGCCGACGCGGCCCTGAGCAGGCCGCTGATGGAGCGGGTGTTTCCGGACTCGCGCCTCACCGCGGAGGCGAACCTCCTGGTGATGCCGAACCTCGACGCGGCCAACATCACCCTCAACGCGCTCAAGGTCGTGGCCGGCCAGGGCATCAGCGTCGGGCCGATCCTGCTCGGCGCGGCAGCCCCGGTCCACATCCTCACCCACACCACCACCGTGCGCGGCATCGTCAACATGACGGCCGTGACCGCGGTGGCGGCGTCGGCGAAGGCGGGCTGA
- a CDS encoding methyl-accepting chemotaxis protein: MTLYLQGSIMSLARKFVGLCAVSLASSALLAGAVMLYRHSDGQVKAANENRLASMLLADELRQVSDDLTRLSRTSIATGKPTYKQQYKDIIDIRAGRKPRPVDYHRIYWDYVAAGEAKPRPDGETVSVDTLMERIGVTAAEKDKLAESVRNSNDLVKVANAAMTLAESGEPGSRDEAIRLVHSDEYHAAKARIMRPIDDFYVMLDARTKQAVADGQGRAALAFAVVLGMLAVTLASMVALAWFAYEALVRGYASVGGAMGRIAAGDYAAEVPGTARRDEVGDMARSLESFKTNLAADLEARHARESEERRVARRAQTAALADAFEEAVGGIARTVAASATELQATAQGMSHLAGGTAERSATVTQAAQDASANVATVAAAAEELSASVGEIARQVSDSAVLAQASVTEAAKTAELVQTLSQAATRVGDVVAMINGIAGQTNLLALNATIEAARAGEAGRGFAVVAAEVKQLANQTAKATEEIASQIGGIQGATRQAVDAIGGIASRIGDLSGISTAIAAAVEEQGVATREIVRTISQAATGTGAVTVTINGVAEAAGQAGQAAGRVLNVASSVSQEAEHLSTEVTRFLTRIRAA, encoded by the coding sequence ATGACGCTCTACCTCCAGGGGAGCATCATGAGCCTTGCCCGCAAATTCGTTGGTCTGTGTGCCGTCAGCCTGGCGTCGAGCGCGTTGCTGGCTGGGGCGGTCATGCTGTACCGGCATTCGGACGGGCAGGTGAAGGCCGCCAACGAGAACCGCCTCGCCTCGATGCTGCTCGCCGACGAGCTCCGGCAGGTTTCCGACGACCTGACCCGGCTCAGCCGGACCTCCATCGCCACCGGCAAGCCCACCTACAAGCAGCAATACAAGGACATCATCGACATCCGCGCCGGCCGGAAGCCGCGCCCGGTCGATTACCACCGCATCTACTGGGACTACGTCGCCGCCGGCGAGGCCAAGCCGCGCCCGGACGGCGAGACCGTGTCGGTGGATACGCTGATGGAGCGCATCGGCGTCACGGCGGCGGAGAAGGACAAGCTGGCCGAGTCGGTCCGCAACTCCAACGACCTCGTCAAGGTGGCCAACGCGGCGATGACGCTCGCCGAGAGCGGCGAGCCGGGCTCCCGGGACGAGGCGATCCGGCTCGTCCACAGCGACGAGTACCACGCCGCCAAGGCGCGGATCATGAGGCCGATCGACGACTTCTACGTCATGCTGGATGCGCGGACGAAGCAGGCGGTGGCCGACGGCCAGGGGCGGGCGGCGCTCGCCTTCGCGGTCGTCCTCGGGATGCTCGCCGTCACGCTCGCCTCGATGGTCGCCCTGGCCTGGTTCGCCTACGAGGCCCTGGTCCGCGGCTACGCATCGGTCGGCGGCGCGATGGGCCGGATCGCCGCCGGCGACTACGCCGCCGAGGTGCCCGGGACCGCGCGGCGCGACGAGGTCGGCGATATGGCCCGGAGCCTGGAATCCTTCAAGACCAACCTCGCCGCCGACCTGGAGGCCCGCCATGCCCGGGAGAGCGAGGAGCGCCGGGTCGCCCGCCGGGCGCAGACGGCGGCCCTGGCCGACGCGTTCGAGGAGGCGGTGGGCGGCATCGCCCGCACCGTGGCCGCCTCGGCGACCGAGCTGCAGGCGACGGCGCAGGGGATGTCGCATCTCGCCGGGGGCACGGCCGAGCGCTCCGCCACCGTGACCCAGGCGGCGCAGGACGCCTCGGCCAACGTCGCCACGGTGGCGGCGGCGGCCGAGGAGCTGAGCGCCTCCGTGGGCGAGATCGCCCGCCAGGTCTCGGATTCCGCCGTCCTCGCCCAGGCCAGCGTGACGGAGGCCGCGAAGACCGCCGAGCTGGTGCAGACCCTGAGCCAGGCGGCAACCCGGGTCGGGGACGTGGTGGCGATGATCAACGGCATCGCCGGCCAGACCAACCTACTGGCGCTCAACGCCACGATCGAGGCGGCCCGGGCCGGCGAGGCCGGCCGCGGCTTCGCGGTCGTCGCCGCCGAGGTGAAGCAGCTCGCCAACCAGACCGCCAAGGCCACCGAGGAGATCGCGAGCCAGATCGGCGGCATCCAGGGCGCGACGCGCCAGGCCGTCGACGCGATCGGCGGGATCGCGTCGCGGATCGGGGACCTCAGCGGCATCTCGACGGCGATCGCCGCCGCCGTCGAGGAGCAGGGGGTTGCGACCCGGGAGATCGTCCGCACCATCAGCCAGGCCGCGACCGGCACCGGCGCGGTCACGGTGACGATCAACGGCGTGGCCGAGGCGGCGGGACAGGCCGGCCAAGCGGCCGGACGGGTGCTGAACGTCGCCTCGTCGGTCTCGCAGGAGGCGGAGCATCTCAGCACGGAGGTCACGCGGTTCCTGACCCGGATCCGCGCGGCCTGA